Proteins encoded by one window of Anguilla rostrata isolate EN2019 chromosome 9, ASM1855537v3, whole genome shotgun sequence:
- the LOC135262801 gene encoding LIM/homeobox protein Lhx1-like isoform X1, with amino-acid sequence MVHCAACERPILDRFLLNVLDRAWHVKCVQCCDCKCNLTEKCFSREGKLYCKNDFFRRFGTKCAGCAQGISPNDLVRRARSKVFHLNCFTCMMCNKQLSTGEELYIIDENKFVCKEDYLASSTRGDTNLLSVTACSDPSLSPDSQDPQDDCKDSETGHLSDKETTNNENDDQNLGGKRRGPRTTIKAKQLETLKAAFAATPKPTRHIREQLAQETGLNMRVIQVWFQNRRSKERRMKQLSALGARRHAFFRSPRRMRTLVDRLEPGELIPNGHFSYYGDYQSEYFGPGGNYDYFPQGPPSSQAQTPVDLAFVPSSGPAGTPLGGMDHPLPGHHPSSEVQRFSDILSHHPGDSPSPEPGVPGPLHGISSEVFGPSPPFTSLSLNGNGYNNHLSHPPSELNEGTVW; translated from the exons ATGGTTCACTGTGCGGCGTGCGAGAGGCCCATACTGGACAGGTTTCTCCTGAACGTTCTGGACAGAGCCTGGCACGTCAAGTGCGTCCAGTGCTGCGACTGCAAATGCAATTTAACGGAGAAGTGTTTCTCTCGCGAAGGGAAACTGTACTGCAAAAATGACTTCTTTAG GCGATTTGGTACGAAGTGCGCCGGCTGTGCTCAGGGGATCTCGCCGAATGACCTGGTTCGAAGGGCAAGGAGCAAAGTGTTCCATTTGAACTGTTTCACGTGCATGATGTGTAACAAACAGCTTTCCACCGGGGAAGAACTGTACATCatagatgaaaataaatttgtttgtaAAGAAGATTACCTGGCCAGCAGCACAAGAGGGGACACCAACCTTCTTTCCG TTACCGCGTGCAGTGATCCAAGTTTGTCTCCAGATTCCCAAGACCCGCAGGACGATTGTAAAGACTCGGAGACCGGACATCTATCGGACAAAGAAACGACTAACAATGAAAACGACGACCAGAACCTTGGAGGAAAACGACGTGGACCGCGGACTACCATAAAGGCCAAGCAACTTGAGACCCTAAAAGCAGCTTTCGCGGCAACCCCGAAACCCACGCGACACATCAGGGAGCAGCTCGCGCAAGAAACTGGGCTCAACATGCGTGTCATTCAG GTGTGGTTCCAGAACCGGCGATCCAAAGAAAGACGAATGAAGCAGCTGAGTGCTCTGGGTGCGAGGAGACACGCGTTTTTCCGAAGCCCGAGGAGAATGAGAACGCTCGTGGATCGACTCGAACCCGGGGAACTGATCCCGAATGGACATTTCTCATACTATGGGG ATTATCAAAGTGAATACTTCGGTCCGGGAGGAAACTATGACTACTTCCCACAAGGTCCCCCATCATCGCAGGCACAGACCCCAGTGGACCTCGCCTTCGTGCCCTCGTCCGGGCCCGCGGGCACCCCCCTCGGGGGCATGGACCATCCCCTCCCCGGGCACCACCCGTCCAGCGAGGTGCAGCGATTCTCCGACATCCTGTCCCACCACCCGGGCGACTCGCCCAGCCCGGAGCCCGGGGTCCCGGGCCCCCTCCACGGCATCTCCTCGGAGGTGTTCGGCCCCAGCCCGCCCTTTACCTCACTCTCCCTAAACGGCAACGGATACAACAACCACCTGTCCCACCCCCCGTCCGAACTGAACGAAGGCACCGTTTGGTAG
- the LOC135262801 gene encoding LIM/homeobox protein Lhx1-like isoform X2, with protein MVHCAACERPILDRFLLNVLDRAWHVKCVQCCDCKCNLTEKCFSREGKLYCKNDFFRRFGTKCAGCAQGISPNDLVRRARSKVFHLNCFTCMMCNKQLSTGEELYIIDENKFVCKEDYLASSTRGDTNLLSDSQDPQDDCKDSETGHLSDKETTNNENDDQNLGGKRRGPRTTIKAKQLETLKAAFAATPKPTRHIREQLAQETGLNMRVIQVWFQNRRSKERRMKQLSALGARRHAFFRSPRRMRTLVDRLEPGELIPNGHFSYYGDYQSEYFGPGGNYDYFPQGPPSSQAQTPVDLAFVPSSGPAGTPLGGMDHPLPGHHPSSEVQRFSDILSHHPGDSPSPEPGVPGPLHGISSEVFGPSPPFTSLSLNGNGYNNHLSHPPSELNEGTVW; from the exons ATGGTTCACTGTGCGGCGTGCGAGAGGCCCATACTGGACAGGTTTCTCCTGAACGTTCTGGACAGAGCCTGGCACGTCAAGTGCGTCCAGTGCTGCGACTGCAAATGCAATTTAACGGAGAAGTGTTTCTCTCGCGAAGGGAAACTGTACTGCAAAAATGACTTCTTTAG GCGATTTGGTACGAAGTGCGCCGGCTGTGCTCAGGGGATCTCGCCGAATGACCTGGTTCGAAGGGCAAGGAGCAAAGTGTTCCATTTGAACTGTTTCACGTGCATGATGTGTAACAAACAGCTTTCCACCGGGGAAGAACTGTACATCatagatgaaaataaatttgtttgtaAAGAAGATTACCTGGCCAGCAGCACAAGAGGGGACACCAACCTTCTTTCCG ATTCCCAAGACCCGCAGGACGATTGTAAAGACTCGGAGACCGGACATCTATCGGACAAAGAAACGACTAACAATGAAAACGACGACCAGAACCTTGGAGGAAAACGACGTGGACCGCGGACTACCATAAAGGCCAAGCAACTTGAGACCCTAAAAGCAGCTTTCGCGGCAACCCCGAAACCCACGCGACACATCAGGGAGCAGCTCGCGCAAGAAACTGGGCTCAACATGCGTGTCATTCAG GTGTGGTTCCAGAACCGGCGATCCAAAGAAAGACGAATGAAGCAGCTGAGTGCTCTGGGTGCGAGGAGACACGCGTTTTTCCGAAGCCCGAGGAGAATGAGAACGCTCGTGGATCGACTCGAACCCGGGGAACTGATCCCGAATGGACATTTCTCATACTATGGGG ATTATCAAAGTGAATACTTCGGTCCGGGAGGAAACTATGACTACTTCCCACAAGGTCCCCCATCATCGCAGGCACAGACCCCAGTGGACCTCGCCTTCGTGCCCTCGTCCGGGCCCGCGGGCACCCCCCTCGGGGGCATGGACCATCCCCTCCCCGGGCACCACCCGTCCAGCGAGGTGCAGCGATTCTCCGACATCCTGTCCCACCACCCGGGCGACTCGCCCAGCCCGGAGCCCGGGGTCCCGGGCCCCCTCCACGGCATCTCCTCGGAGGTGTTCGGCCCCAGCCCGCCCTTTACCTCACTCTCCCTAAACGGCAACGGATACAACAACCACCTGTCCCACCCCCCGTCCGAACTGAACGAAGGCACCGTTTGGTAG